The genomic segment ATGAAGTTGAAAAGATAATAAATGCTCCACTATTTTTAACTCAGGTGGTTTCCTAGGCTTCCAACAATGAGCCTACCATACGAAACATATAATAATTACTCTCGGCCTTAATCCTTATAAACTAAAGCCCGGCCCGGATGACTCCATGGACCTAACCTTACCCTTGTGTTCGGTTTACATATGttaaattaaaggataaaaaagtaaaaaataattattaaattatttaaatattctcATTTAAGTAACTAATTCAATTATAGGTAAATTAAACCTTATATCAATAAAAAAGAATTCCTCAAAATGCTTAACTCAAACATGTTTTGAAGATATTAAAAAGTCAATTTTGGCCTCCATATTATCTATGACAGCATTGACGAAAATGTGGATCATATTTATGGTGCTATGCATTATGGGAAAAGACAggtttttgtattttaaaaaaataaaaattacatttataatattataatttattcagACATCATGAGTTAACGAGATACGAACTCAAATAGAATTTAAAATGAACTCCTCATTCCTGACTAGAGATTTGCCGTTGATGGGAAGGTGAGAAGAAAGTCTTTGCAATCGAGCTCAAGCAGAGATAGAGGATGGGTGACCTGGAATCTTTGCTGTTTTAAATGCTACAAGAGGGAGGAAAGTGACTTATCAGCTGatttctctttcatttttcttttgttgggtgttgttattttttaatataatccaacctatttaacttaaaaaaatatgtatatgtaattGAAGTATACTGTTTGttatgaaataataaattgaactaCCGTAAGTAATAAACTCAGACAAACTCGACGTCAACTGCTTACTTTCAGATTTGAATTAAAATCTCTAAAATGGAATACAGTTTTTCAAGTTAGGAACATGGTTTGGAGGAATTAAGGATACCCATGAAAAATGTACAAATACATTTTACATGCAGTCTACAAAAAGAGGCAATAATATTAATGTTGTGTCGCATTCAGAGAAGATGGGGCCAAAGATTCTTACAGTCCACCTCCCTGCTGCAGCTGGTTTTACACAACAAGACATAAGTTGTAATTAAGCGACACTAAGAAACAAAATTGAAGGCTGAGATGCTATCATCATGCATCCAATATCCACCTTCTCTTACAAACACTATATTCTATGCTATCACTTTTTCCAATGCCTTTTTTTTATCGACTTCTGTTTTCCATGAATTTAGTTTCGgagaaattgttttattattataatattaatatactgAATTCTAGTAGTTTCAcgggaaaataatttttattttttgtatttattttattgtttatggtTAAGATTTGTGATTCATCATTTCAACGATAATGTCTCTATGGTTCGAATCCAtacattttataaaagtttttatCATTAAACTCAATAGATAATGATGTAGACAATTAAGTTTTAGTTTTTAATGATGAATGCAGCTAGATGATGAATACCTTCTTTTTTTAGTGGAATTTCAATCATTATTCTTTAGCTACTTTAGgggattaaatgaaaatatatattgtGTGAAAAATTATGCAAGATTACTATAATTGTGGTTATTAGGGAGAATTTAGGCATTTATATCAGTATATATAAAATAAGATATCTCGAGTGTTGGCTTAATGATCAAGGTATTCACCATTTCAAGTATGATTTGAGTTCGAGTCATAGTAATCACGTTGTTGTTAGTACTTTATCctctttttataattaatatatatacatacaaaacaAAGCATGCATGGATAGGACCTCAACAACCGACATTCACTTGAGAGgaaagagaatggaaaattagaaagatgaaaaatataatttttctttttataggtGTACTTAGTAGAAGAGATggaaaaatgaatagaaaattaTTACTTGGTAAAGGTGAAAAATGgaaggaaaagaaataaaacctttgaaaaatgcataattttaaaCCAAGATGCTAATCTCTTTCATTTTCTCTGCTCTTATCATTTCAATTTggaaagtttaattttttatgcaTTAGAATAAAAAATGATCTTCCCCTATTTTTTTCCCTTGCTTTTCTTTCCTACCAATCGCACTCACAATTCATTTTCTttccaatttctttttctttctctcatcCTCGTACTTTTTCATCTAACCAAATACACCCTTAAACTCACCTAAAATTATTATACAttctaaaaaatcacaaaaaacccCAAAATTCAAAACACACTAACTTTCATTGACTCTAAAGGAAaagcttataaaataaaaataaagattgaaGAAACCCTAAACACCCCTCTCAAAAAAAACCAACTTTATTTATAAAGAAGGAACAAAAAAAAGTGGTGGCATTTTGGTGATTTGACAGTAAAACAAAAGGTAATTTAGGTACAAAAGTTTATCAACATAAGGTAGTAGCTTCTTCCTCAATTATTCTGAGCATGTTGTGAACTGCACCTGCTATGTCATCTACTGAGATCAGTTGGCATCCTTCTTCAACCTGCCATTTTACCATGTGAAGATCAATAATTTATTtgctaaaattatatataataagatGAATTTACCTTGACACTGATAGAGTAGAGAACTAATGTATCCATGGATGTGACATTGAGGTGAAGGATGGAAAGGTAAAGTGAGTGTAAAGCAGCAACAAGCTTGGGAAGCTGCTTGTGAACTTTTCGTGTGAGGATTCGAAGGTTAGCATGAGTTTGGATCAATGTCACCTCGATATCTGCTATTGATGCCTTTGTTTTTGGTGTATGTTTGTTAGGGATCTGTGACCAAGTGTATTGAGGGTGCGTGAAGAATTGTGCAAACGGTGGTGACGACGATGATGATAGCAATGACATGTTGGTTTCTACTCGAAGCTTTTGAGCTTCAAGTGTTTGCAGAAGATGCTCAAGTTCCTTCACAAACTCTATAGCTCCACCTACTATGGATGCTTGATCACCCTACACATGCAACAATTATTTTAttctacatacatacatacatagaaGAGAGGGGAAGAAAGAGACAAACCCTTTGAACATAAGATTCAGGCATGAGGGAGCGTAGAACAGTGAGATGCTCATTCATTTGCTTTCGTCTGTTTCTCTCAACAGCAATGTGAGTCATTCTTTGTGTCTCGGCCTCTGCTTTGTTCTTGCAAACCCTTGGCTTTCTCCTTCTTTTTTTCCTCCCTTGAACTGCCAAGTTGGACCTTTCCATTCCCTTTGAGCGGCACTTTGGGGTCACCATTGGCAAACAACTCAAAGCATTACCACTATTACTAGCTTGTTCTAAGGAGCTGAAACTATTTTCCATTGAGAAATCAGTGACCAATGACTCATGGTGATGGCTGCTACATGGGGTTGCGAATATAGTATCATAGATAATAAAGTTCAACAGCTCGTTAGATGAAAGGGTTTCAAGTGCCATTATCTTCTCTACAATCTCCACAATTCACAGCTCCAGCTAATCATACGGCTTGAAATGTTGGGAACTTGCAAATGTAGTTTCATTTTAAAGACTAAAGGGACTTTCTACCATAAACCCCACAGCTTCAAATCTTGttgttgagagagagagaga from the Gossypium hirsutum isolate 1008001.06 chromosome D09, Gossypium_hirsutum_v2.1, whole genome shotgun sequence genome contains:
- the LOC107890608 gene encoding transcription factor bHLH71; translated protein: MALETLSSNELLNFIIYDTIFATPCSSHHHESLVTDFSMENSFSSLEQASNSGNALSCLPMVTPKCRSKGMERSNLAVQGRKKRRRKPRVCKNKAEAETQRMTHIAVERNRRKQMNEHLTVLRSLMPESYVQRGDQASIVGGAIEFVKELEHLLQTLEAQKLRVETNMSLLSSSSSPPFAQFFTHPQYTWSQIPNKHTPKTKASIADIEVTLIQTHANLRILTRKVHKQLPKLVAALHSLYLSILHLNVTSMDTLVLYSISVKVEEGCQLISVDDIAGAVHNMLRIIEEEATTLC